The DNA region CAAAGTATGAAAATTTCAAAGCAAAATATTATAAAATAAAAATTTAATTTTTTAATAAAATCAATAAAATATTTTAACAGAGCCTAAAATTTTATTATAAATAAAAATAGAATTAAAACATAAAAAATATATTACCAAATATAAAAAAATCATATTCAAAACATATAAAATTTGCATAAAAATAAAAGACCCAAGGTATTATGAATAAAAAATAATTTATACTAGAAATTTTTAAAAATAAAAATATGAAAAAAGCCATCATAGCAACGATGAAAAGCAAAACATTTATATATGAAAAATCAATAAATTTAAGCTTAATAAATACAATAAAACAACCAAATAGCATATAAAATAAATGGTGATTAATTTTTATATTACTTGATAACATTGATATATCAAGTTCGATTTTACTTTTATCAACGAAGGTCCAAAAAATCAAAATTGGGAAAAAAGCATAATAAGTAATAAAATCCAAAGACCAAATAGTAAAAAAGCCTCATTGCTACTAAAAACATAAGGAAATTTAAAAATATCTATATTAAAAAATAAAATAAAATAGGCCAATAATAAAATATAAGTAAATATATTATGCTTTAAAATTTGTGAAAATTTTAAACAAGTAAATTATTTCTTATTAGAATATATTTCGGTAAAAAAGGCATTAAATACTGTTCTTAGCAAAACAAAATCCTTATTTTATACTTTATAAATATCAAAAAGTTGTAAAATTTGGAGCTTTTTATCTCTTTCATTTCTTTTTCAAAAACATTATCAAAAAAAACCCACTTATTTACCTTTTATAAATTTAGCCTTTTTAATAAACTAAAACTAAATATTTATATTAAAAGTATTTTTATCACATAACTTCTTTTATCGTTATTTAATTTTTTACAACCTCAGCCATTACATAACTGCATTATATCCAGTAAATAAATACGCAGTTGTAGTATTGTCATCACAATGAATGACAATATTATATCTTTTGCCATAAATATAATTTTTATAAATATAACTTTTATTATGTTTTTTGAAATTTTCTTTTTCTAAAATATCTAAATTAAGGTTATTTTTCTTTAGATAATCTAAAAAATCCTTTGTAATGTTATTGTCTGTTTTATTTGCATTGCTATATATCAAATAACTTATAAATTTGCTTGGTCTTTTGTAGTAGATATGATAGACACTATAAGAAAAATAAATGAGCAAAAATAAAATTGTAACTGTTAATCCAAAATATGATATTTTATATGATTTTGTTTTTACAGACAGCAATAAATATAAAAATAAAAAAAGTAGTGTATATAAAAAATAATTTAAAAAAGAGTAATCTATAAAAGTGTCAAAAATAGCTAAAAAACCAAATATTATAAATAGAAAGAAAGATATGTTTTTTACAAATTTTTGTAAATTAAATTTCAAAACAACCAATATTCATACTCCTTAAAGTTTTGCAGCTTTTAGCTATTATATTAAATTTTGCCACTGTCTCTCATAAAAATATTCTCTTTAAATTTATTTCTCATCATTTTAACAAATCCAGCTTTAAAATATCATACAATAGTGGTCTAATTCTTGTTATGCCTTAGATAGCTCTTTAAAGCAGTATTAATTCTTTTGTATTTAACCTTGTTTTTTCTTATTTATCATTTAAAACAATATATTTTTTAGTTTTATTTAAATTTATCCCTGTTTTATCTAAAAGGTATGTTTTTAACTCGTTAAACTCATCATTGCTACCTATTGTTACTGAAATTTGAGTATTTTTTGTATATATTATAATGCTATCATACAATATAAATCTAAATTTAAATTTGAAAAATAAAAAAACTATAAATTTGCATATCGGAATAATAAAAATCGCCAATGCTGTTAATAAAAGTTGTTTTATATATTCCTCGTTTGCTATACAGTATAAAAAAAGCATAATCAATAAAACTAAACCGCAAAACAGATAAAATAGCTTGCTATCTAAAAGTTTTTTAGACCAACCTTGATTAATCATAGCTTTATAATCTCTTAAATAAATAGCTCTTTTTATCTCTATAATATCGTCAGTTTTTATGAGTTTTGTTGTTTTTCCATTCTCTTTTATTTCAATTGTGTTTGATTTAAACCATATATATTTTTTGTTGTAAATACATTGCTTGATATAAAATAATAAATATGACGACCCAAGAATTGGAAAAATTAAAAAAAGCTTTTAAAATTATCTTCACTTGGATAAAAAATGCAAATTAATATGAGATAAAAAAATAAAGCTATAAACATAATGAGAAAATACATATCTTTTTTATTTTTTATAATAAGTGGATGGACATTATAGTTTGTATTAGATGGTACTAAATTTAGCATTATATATTTCTTTGATAAATTTTATTGTAATTTAAATTTAGCTTATTATTAGACATAAAAATTATATTTTTAAATATTTCTAAAAAATCTTTTTTATCACTCAAATTCTAGCCTTTGCCGTTTTTATAAAAACTAATATTCATCTTGCTCTTTGAACTCTTTTAGAGCTTGGATGAAAAAATCTTGCGTATCATCTTTAATCATAAAATCTCTTTCAAATTCTATCTGGGTATATGAGTTGTATTTGGCGTGTTTTTTAAAAAGTTTGCCAAGTTCATTTATGATTTTTAGTGCTAATCTTGGGAGTTTGCTAGCATAATAAACTTCTTTACAGTTGGCACAAATAAATTCATCTTGCTTAACCGAAATTATAAGAACTTCGGTTATTTTTTTACATTTTGGGCATACAAAAACAACTTTGGCGTTATTTATAAGAATCCTTAGTTATAAAGTTTGATAAAAATTATAGCTAAGAATTTTATATTTCCAACTTAACAATGAAATTTAAGAAAGGGAACTTGATGAAAAACACTACACTCGCAAGAGCTGTTAAGCGAAAGACAAAGTATGATTTAAGAGCGTGTTGCCAGATAAACAAACTTAGTCTTAGTAGCTTGTATAAGGGTTATGTAAGCAAAAGAGCTATGAAAATACTACAAAGAGATGGGATAAAAGTAGATAATTATGTGGCTAAGCAGTAAAGAAGCAGTTGAAATTTTGGGCGTAAATTTAAGAAAACTACAAAGAGTAATTTCAAAAGCACAAAAACAAAACCAAAAAATTTTGACCATTTATACGAAAATAATTTCGTATAAAATGACTGACGGCGTAGGTCGTGGTGGTAAAACTCTCTGAATTTGGATTGACGATGTTCAATTAGATGGTCGTGATGGATTCTCAAGCGACTATGCATCAAATAACGGTATTGGCGAAAACGATGGTAAGCTGGATAATGTGCATGATAGTGGCTATGGTGTGGTAGATACCAGAAGTTATGAGTTAGTAAATCGTGGCGAACCAGCCCCCTAGTCATTGTGGTCGTGGTAGCGTGAGCGGTAACGAGAACCTAGGTGATGCGGTGCATGATAGCATGATTAGTGATAGCACTCAGCTAAATTTAGAGCCTTTAGACACAAATAAAAAGGCTTTAAATTTAGATGATAAATGCAGTGTGTGGTGGAAGTTATAGCGTAGGCGGTAGTGAGTGCGGTTGCGTGGGTGTCATGGCAAGCGGCGTAAGATCTAACAAAAAACCTTAAATGAAAATCAAAAATTAATAACGAAGTTAAAAACATAACCGCCGAAGAGGTTAAAAAAGCTAAAAAAGAGTATCAAAAAACTCATATAACTCCTACAAAGAACTATATCAAGTCTTTAAGAGATGAAAAAGATGCTTACTATAAAGAAGTTGCTAAACAAAACTTAGATGAGAAAATGAAAGCTAAAAATAGTGTGATTAAGAAAGAAAGTGCGGCGAAAAAAGTAGAGGTTGAAGATAACAGTGGCGGGGAGATTTATCTGCCTGATATAAATGAAGTTTTAAAAGAATTTGTGGGATAAAACCACTTCTTAAAGGTTTTTTAAAAGGCTTTTAAAAAGTGTTTAAATATTTGGGTCACAAATACCAACTCAAAGTTACAACAACAGCCCTCACGAGCAACTTTTCGCTCGTATTTGCTTATGGGGGGGATAATGATGAGTTTGTAAATCCCTTGTTCGCATAAAAATAACAGCCCTCACGATTAATTTATGTGAAAAAGAACAGCCCAAAGGATTACTTTTTGCTGGTATTTGCTTAAGGAACAAAAAATATGAGGATTTATAAAAAATTTAGGAGTTTAAAATGATAGATGAAGCAACCAAACAAGCTTACGCGGAGTATGAAAAAAATGGTGGAAGTTTTAGAAAGTTAGGAGCACTTCTTAAAATGAACCAAGCTTATGTTTCAATGGCGTTTAATGGCTGGGGGGATTATGATTTAAGTAGTGAGAGTAAGGCTGTAGCTGAGAAAAAAATAATAGATTTCTTTAACTCAAAAAGGCTTGATATATCAAACCAGTATGATGAAATTTGTAAAAATGATAAGATTTTACCATTTACAAATACGATCATAATAATGGCAAGTATTATAAAGGCTATAAAACAAAGAGCTTTATTAAAAATCATAGAGGAAAAAGTGGCACTGGTAAAACAACAGCTATAAAGGCTTTTAAAGAGTATTTAAAGGATTTAGATATTAATGCTTGCTCAAATTGCCAAAATAACAGCCCTTGCGAGTGTTTTTTAGTGCGTGATTTGTTATGCAAGTTAAATATTAAGGATCTAAAATGACTGAGAAACAGCGTATTTTAAGAAAAAATTTACTAGCTAGAATCCACACAAATAGCAAATATAAAGAACTTGTTAGAGTTGATGCGTGGGAAAGTTGGCTAGACGTTAGATTTGGTGTAAGTAGTTCGGCTCTTTTATCTATAGATGAGCTTAATAAAACCTTGGATATGTTAATAAATGATAAGTTTAAGGAGTGTGAGCCTGATATTTTAGGTAGAAATTTAGTAAAAAACTCTAAAATTATAAATAATTTGACTAAGAACAAAACTAA from Campylobacter ureolyticus includes:
- a CDS encoding phage protein GemA/Gp16 family protein; protein product: MTEKQRILRKNLLARIHTNSKYKELVRVDAWESWLDVRFGVSSSALLSIDELNKTLDMLINDKFKECEPDILGRNLVKNSKIINNLTKNKTKKITQKQYIYIKHLANRLNFSDEKLMVFVARQIKVLIRLDSQLKRISLNDARRIITGLEKMCKFYKK